A section of the Hemibagrus wyckioides isolate EC202008001 linkage group LG04, SWU_Hwy_1.0, whole genome shotgun sequence genome encodes:
- the LOC131351529 gene encoding extracellular calcium-sensing receptor-like, which translates to MEPTAADAIQQLASVLRRVLPALQESTASQPFPQPPPPNPEVVCPAGPMAMPSTYSGSAEDCSGFLLQCSLAMEMQPHRFPTDRAKIAYIISLLTGKTLHWADSLWQQNGSVLQSVDAFLAYFREVFGNPSGKTSAGEQLYHLKQAAASGWEERALLTTYRQGLEPGVRLQLATIDDSIRLESFIQTAFQVAERRKCCLADPGIPPSPNFHRTSEVSSSSLDPDSEPMLVEHSRLSRTDRQHRLTQRLCLYCGQPGHALPACPSYPVRPAVSAISYPPNKSKPLTTPVELICSVSPITVHALLDSGSAGNFISADLCHQLSLKKSPNPVHYHIHSITGSPLGWGTVRYFVGPVHLRISCLHAENIHFLVLERSTLEIILGPPWLMEHSPTISWATEDPKHFYKYLKRAKGEYCHILENPESPLLYKDGDVIIGAIFALHDGTQMQLLTYTEKPQPLICISDLSELRLAQTMIFAIDEINRSKILLPNITIGYKIYDNCLSSLLSMKAAMALMNGQDMTADDACSGQAVVQAIIGESESTRTIALTQTTGPFQIPVISHAATCECLSNKKGYPSFFRTIASDYYQSRALAYLVKHFGWTWVGAVHSDNDYGNNGMAIFLNAAKEEGICVEYSEKVDRSDPEKIRKVTDIIKKGTAKVIIIFLAHFDMNILIDHLILNNVTGYQMIGVEAWISAVDLVTPASYNILTGSIGFDVGKLKIDGFAEYAVNGFWHEDFPCFQTEGKLSHTEIECSKYVDLVKFKNYSKDISELRYANNIYNAVYAVAHSLHSLLRCTETSCDKNKTIQSWQVVESLKTVNFTTKIGDHILFDSTGATAAKYDVVNWQQGFNGEVEFKVVGYYDASLPAGQQFVLNSEDIVWAGEKRKPRSVCSESCPPGTRKAAQKGRPVCCYDCLPCADGEISNQTDSNNCEQCPGEYWSNAERDKCVLKVIEFLLFTEDMGIMLVFFSLFGATLTVLVTILFLIEKDTPIVKANNSELSFLLLFSLTLCFLCSLTFIGRPSEWSCMLRHTAFGITFVLCISCVLGKTVVVLMAFRATLPGSNVMKWFGPLQQRLSVLTFTLIQVLICVLWLTVSPPFPYKNMNYYKEKIILECSLGSALGFWAVLGYIGVLAFLCFVLAFLARKLPDNFNEAKFITFSMLIFCAVWITFIPAYVSSPGKFTVAVEIFAILASSFALLFSIFTPKCYIILFKPELNTKKNMMGKMASKSF; encoded by the exons ATGGAACCGACAGCCGCTGACGCCATCCAACAGCTGGCCAGCGTGCTGCGGAGAGTGCTCCCCGCGTTGCAGGAATCCACTGCATCTCAGCcatttcctcagcctcctccaCCCAACCCGGAAGTGGTGTGCCCCGCCGGCCCGATGGCCATGCCCTCCACCTACTCCGGTTCGGCAGAAGATTGCAGTGGCTTCCTGCTCCAATGCTCTCTCGCGATGGAAATGCAACCCCACCGCTTTCCCACAGACAGAGCCAAGATCGCTTATATCATCTCTCTTTTGACTGGGAAAACACTCCACTGGGCTGACTCCCTCTGGCAGCAGAACGGCTCGGTTCTCCAGTCTGTTGACGCTTTCCTCGCTTACTTTAGAGAGGTCTTCGGCAATCCCTCCGGGAAAACAAGTGCAGGGGAGCAACTATACCACTTAAAGCAAG CTGCTGCCAGTGGGTGGGAAGAGCGCGCCCTGCTGACCACCTACCGCCAGGGACTCGAACCAGGGGTACGTCTACAACTGGCCACCATAGATGACTCTATCAGGCTGGAATCGTTCATCCAGACAGCCTTTCAAGTCGCTGAGCGAAGGAAGTGCTGCCTGGCGGACCCGGGGATTCCACCCTCACCAAACTTCCATCGCACTTCTGaggtctcctcctcctctctagACCCAGACTCAGAGCCCATGCTGGTGGAACATTCGAGGCTGTCACGCACTGACAGACAGCACCGGCTGACCCAGCGTCTTTGCCTCTACTGCGGCCAACCGGGACATGCACTGCCTGCATGTCCCTCATACCCAGTACGCCCTGCGGTGAGTGCAATTTCCTATCCTCCTAATAAATCAAAACCACTCACCACTCCCGTAGAACTGATATGCAGTGTTTCTCCAATTACAGTTCATGCGCTTCTTGACTCTGGATCAGCCGGCAACTTCATCTCCGCCGACCTCTGCCATCAGCTGAGCCTTAAGAAGAGCCCTAACCCTGTCCATTACCACATCCACTCCATTACTGGAAGCCCCCTAGGATGGGGGACTGTGCGCTACTTTGTGGGGCCAGTTCACCTGAGGATCAGCTGCCTGCACGCTGAGAACATCCACTTCCTGGTTCTAGAGAGGTCCACATTGGAGATTATCCTCGGACCCCCCTGGCTTATGGAGCACTCTCCTACCATTTCCTGGGCCACTG AAGACCCAAAGCATTTCTATAAATATCTGAAGAGA GCAAAGGGAGAATATTGCCATATTTTGGAAAACCCAGAAAGTCCTCTGCTGTACAAAGATGGAGATGTGATAATTGGAGCTATTTTTGCATTACATGATGGTACACAGATGCAGCTGCTGACATATACTGAAAAACCTCAACCTTTAATCTGCATTAG TGACCTCAGTGAATTACGCCTTGCTCAAACTATGATTTTTGCAATTGATGAAATCAACAGAAGCAAAATCTTGCTCCCAAATATCACAATTGGTTACAAGATTTATGACAACTGTCTCTCAAGCTTGTTATCTATGAAGGCAGCCATGGCTCTGATGAATGGTCAGGACATGACAGCAGATGATGCCTGCTCTGGACAAGCAGTAGTACAAGCCATCATAGGAGAGTCGGAGTCTACTCGTACTATAGCACTCACACAAACTACAGGACCATTTCAGATCCCAGTG ATAAGTCATGCTGCTACATGTGAATGTCTGAGCAACAAGAAAGGGTACCCATCTTTCTTCAGGACCATAGCAAGTGACTATTACCAGAGTAGAGCGCTGGCATATTTGGTCAAGCACTTTGGCTGGACTTGGGTGGGAGCTGTACACAGTGATAATGACTATGGAAACAATGGAATGGCCATTTTTCTGAATGCAGCCAAAGAGGAAGGAATATGTGTTGAGTATTCTGAAAAGGTTGACAGGTCAGATCCTGAGAAAATCAGGAAAGTGACTGATATTATTAAGAAAGGCACAGCCAAAGTAATTATCATTTTTCTTGCCCATTTTGATATGAACATTCTAATAGATCACTTAATTCTAAACAATGTCACTGGCTACCAGATGATTGGTGTCGAGGCATGGATTTCTGCTGTTGATCTAGTCACACCAGCAAGTTACAACATATTGACTGGATCCATTGGATTTGATGTGGGAAAACTAAAAATTGATGGTTTTGCTGAATATGCTGTCAATGGATTTTGGCATGAAGATTTCCCTTGCTTTCAAACAGAGGGAAAGCTTTCTCATACTGAAATCGAATGCAGCAAATATGTAGACCTTGTTAAATTTAAAAACTACAGTAAAGATATATCAGAACTGAGATATGCAAATAACATCTACAATGCGGTTTATGCTGTGGCACATTCCCTACACAGCCTGTTGAGATGCACAGAAACGAGTtgtgataaaaacaaaacaatacaatcATGGCAG GTTGTTGAGTCTCTAAAAACCGTAAATTTTACCACTAAAATAGGAGACCATATTTTGTTCGACAGCACTGGGGCAACGGCTGCAAAATATGAtgtggtgaactggcaacaaGGGTTCAATGGAGAAGTGGAGTTTAAGGTTGTGGGCTATTATGATGCCTCCCTGCCAGCTGGGCAACAATTTGTACTTAATTCTGAAGACATAGTCTGGgctggagaaaaaagaaag CCAAGGTCTGTGTGCAGTGAGAGCTGTCCTCCAGGAACCAGGAAAGCTGCACAGAAAGGAAGGCCTGTCTGCTGCTATGACTGTTTACCATGTGCAGATGGAGAGATCAGTAACCAGACAG ATTCAAATAACTGTGAGCAGTGTCCAGGAGAATATTGGTCTAATGCTGAGCGagataaatgtgttttaaaggtTATTgagtttcttttatttacagaGGATATGGGGATAATGCTggtgtttttttccttgtttgGGGCTACATTAACTGTGTTGGtaactattttatttctaatagaAAAGGACACTCCCATTGTTAAAGCCAACAACTCTGAGCTGAGCTTCCTGCTGCtcttctctctgactctgtgtttcctctgttcacTGACTTTCATTGGAAGACCATCTGAGTGGTCTTGTATGCTGCGCCACACAGCGTTTGGGATCACATTTGTCCTCTGTATCTCCTGTGTACTGGGGAAAACAGTAGTGGTGTTAATGGCCTTCAGGGCTACACTCCCAGGCAGTAATGTCATGAAATGGTTTGGGCCTCTACAGCAGAGACTCAGTGTACTTACCTTCACTCTCATACAGGTTCTTATCTGTGTGCTTTGGTTAACAGTTTCTCCTCCTTTCCCATACAAAAACATGAACTACTACAAGGAAAAGATCATATTAGAATGTAGTTTGGGCTCAGCTCTCGGTTTCTGGGCTGTTTTGGGGTATATAGGAGTTCTTGCATTCTTGTGCTTTGTTTTAGCTTTTCTAGCTAGGAAGCTGCCTGATAATTTTAATGAAGCTAAATTCATCACTTTTAGCATGCTTATATTCTGTGCAGTTTGGATCACTTTTATTCCAGCTTATGTCAGCTCTCCTGGAAAATTCACTGTAGCTGTGGAGATATTTGCTATTCTGGCCTCCAGTTTTGCTCTACTATTCAGTATATTTACTCCTAAATGTTATATTATTCTGTTTAAAC